From Nicotiana tabacum cultivar K326 chromosome 22, ASM71507v2, whole genome shotgun sequence, one genomic window encodes:
- the LOC107785468 gene encoding ELF3-like protein 2: MKLGKEEEKRMDPLFPRLHINDADKGGPRAPPRNKMALCEHSSVTLSPQRFTSTSAPAPAPGSMSMLPLLPNSSNSIPAPSSSLVGCNKKSLFSLSHNSSESPHFIDILHPYSSGGANFTMGRPDVRPLKPLNPQVSSLKGNLPSTSQCNLLQPHSLSYSNSNPSAKRFGRESDFCGPKLAASGKPLNNGNIPKSAEKEKLVISSYKPSLTGGMQLKFREHSINQAGDLAQCQKRELCAKLPAPHLSTRDKSVVHRASSLVHTELNIKSFVSSTPENRCGQVVDLDRCSDSNSESDEDCWDLHKRKAAADVTYSKHEDDTTKRCASIMEGPSCSFIPREENHRSPKRVKSSSDCPEGHISGTPEVGDTDRSEGISETCSLNSRLVEKVCPDNVIALIGQELFWKARRTIVHQQRIFAIQLFELHRLTKVQKLIARSPDILFKGNFYLHQPSIKFSSLKKLPCDNVLEPPALAVEPKVSPKLNNSEHPADNNAYEKLLPLHKDNDKKLIPQHSSQKPNVGTPTSRSFVSDPKLPPRCFQPPPGYQWLVPIRSPSEGLVYKPYTGPSPPPPGFMAPVYGSCRPVTLSPISGDFSNVPYSVPTSHKQGVGIFPGTAILDQSCIQPYPMPVIKPSASSSAVEKMNPFPGIRSSERENSPSMHDVNVVRPHKKSCNVSCQKSSGMSECDGTFQADRGSDMQGSSASSPSERVQRDALSLFPITPTANCLDQPVKDNNTEQRIQVIKVVPHNPKSASESAARIFRSIQEERKLNS, encoded by the exons ATGAAGTtaggaaaagaagaagagaagcgTATGGATCCATTGTTTCCTAGATTACATATAAATGATGCAGATAAAGGAGGTCCAAGAGCACCTCCTAGGAACAAAATGGCTCTTTGTGAACATTCGTCTGTTACCTTATCGCCTCAAAGGTTCACCTCTACTTCTGCTCCTGCTCCTGCTCCTGGATCAATGTCAATGCTGCCTCTCCTGCCTAATAGCAGCAACTCTATTCCTGCACCATCTTCTAGTCTT GTTGGTTGCAACAAAAAGAGTTTGTTTTCTCTATCCCACAATTCATCCGAGTCTCCTCATTTTATTGATATACTTCATCCGTATTCTTCTGGAGGAGCAAACTTTACAATGGGACGTCCTGATGTACGACCACTGAAGCCGCTAAATCCTCAAGTTTCAAGTCTTAAAGGGAATTTGCCTAGTACATCTCAATGTAATCTTCTTCAGCCACACAGTTTATCATACTCAAATAGTAATCCTTCTGCCAAAAGGTTTGGAAGGGAAAGTGATTTTTGTGGTCCAAAGTTGGCTGCATCAGGGAAACCTCTAAATAATGGTAATATACCTAAAAGTGCAGAGAAAGAAAAACTGGTTATATCAAGCTACAAACCTTCTTTGACAGGCGGTATGCAACTAAAGTTCCGGGAGCATAGTATAAATCAAGCTGGAGATCTAGCTCAGTGCCAAAAAAGAGAGCTTTGTGCTAAACTACCAGCTCCTCATCTGTCAACTAGAGACAAGTCAGTGGTGCATAGAGCTTCAAGTCTAGTACATACTGAGCTAAATATCAAATCATTTGTATCAAGTACTCCGGAAAATAGATGTGGTCAGGTAGTTGATTTGGATAGGTGTAGTGATTCTAATTCTGAATCTGATGAAGACTgttgggatctgcacaaaaggaaGGCGGCAGCAGATGTTACATATTCGAAGCATGAAGATGACACAACAAAGAGATGTGCTTCCATAATGGAAGGTCCGTCGTGTTCCTTTATACCTCGTGAAGAGAACCATCGTAGTCCAAAGCGAGTTAAATCCTCTTCTGACTGTCCTGAAGGCCACATTAGTGGGACTCCAGAAGTAGGAGATACAGACAGAAGTGAAGGAATCTCAGAAACTTGTTCCTTGAACTCTAGATTAGTAGAAAAAGTGTGTCCAGATAATGTCATAGCATTGATAGGTCAAGAACTATTCTGGAAAGCAAGAAGAACCATTGTACA CCAGCAGCGAATCTTTGCAATACAACTATTTGAGCTGCACAGGCTAACAAAG GTTCAGAAATTGATAGCCAGATCACCAGATATATTGTTCAAAGGCAACTTCTATCTCCACCAACCTTCTATCAAATTTTCTTCTTTGAAAAAATTACCATGTGATAATGTTCTTGAACCTCCTGCATTGGCTGTTGAACCAAAAGTTTCTCCAAAACTGAACAATTCTGAGCATCCAGCAGATAATAATGCTTATGAAAAGCTGCTTCCCCTCCACAAAGATAATGACAAAAAGCTTATACCACAGCACTCGTCTCAAAAACCAAATGTAGGGACACCAACATCCAGATCTTTTGTATCTGATCCAAAATTACCACCTCGGTGCTTCCAACCGCCTCCTGGATATCAGTGGTTAGTTCCAATAAGATCTCCTTCTGAAGGACTTGTTTATAAACCTTATACAGGACCTTCTCCACCACCCCCCGGGTTCATGGCGCCAGTTTATGGTAGTTGCAGGCCCGTGACCCTATCTCCTATAAGTGGAGACTTTTCGAATGTGCCTTATAGTGTACCGACTTCTCATAAGCAAGGTGTTGGGATTTTTCCTGGTACTGCAATACTTGATCAGTCCTGCATTCAACCTTATCCCATGCCTGTGATAAAACCATCTGCTTCAAGTTCAGCTGTTGAGAAAATGAATCCATTTCCTGGAATCAGGTCAAGTGAGAGGGAAAATAGCCCATCTATGCATGATGTTAACGTGGTCAGGCCTCATAAAAAATCATGCAATGTTTCATGCCAGAAGAGCTCGGGTATGTCAGAATGTGATGGGACTTTTCAGGCGGATAGAGGGAGTGACATGCAAGGAAGTAGTGCAAGTAGTCCTTCTGAGAGAGTGCAAAGGGATGCACTCTCTCTTTTTCCTATCACACCAACTGCAAACTGTTTAGATCAACCAGTTAAAGATAACAATACGGAGCAGCGAATTCAAGTGATCAAGGTTGTGCCTCATAACCCAAAGTCAGCATCTGAATCTGCAGCTCGGATTTTTAGGTCTATAcaagaagaaaggaaattgaatTCTTAG
- the LOC107785469 gene encoding glycosyltransferase BC10 yields the protein MGSLEEGKDSNTLVITQNKPLPLKILQFLLLFLGLGIAFSILSMCMLRFVEVQNVLLPVIQTRIQSSCFQEPNSLESWIRPPSNLQHNMNDRQLLWRASFVPQIKNCPFKRTPKIAFMFLTRGPLPLAPLWERFFKGNEELYSIYIHTLPSYKSDFAPSSVFHRRQIPSQVAEWGKMSVCNAERRLLANALLDISNEWFVLLSESCIPLHNFSVVYRYISESRHSFISVFDDHGPVGRGRYNKNMSPEVIITEWRKGSQWFEVNRKLAIDIVKDHVYYPKFEQFCKPSCYVDEHYFPTMLHIQSPHLLANRSLTLVDWSRGGAHPATFGKADITDQFLKKIVEGGTCVYNNQTTSLCSLFARKFSPSTLEPLLERSSKYLGF from the exons ATGGGGAGTTTAGAGGAAGGCAAAGACTCTAATACTTTAGTAATAACTCAGAACAAGCCTTTACCGTTAAAAATACTTCAGTTTCTCCTGTTATTTTTGGGTCTAGGAATTGCTTTTTCAATTTTAAGTATGTGTATGCTTAGATTTGTAGAAGTGCAGAATGTATTACTTCCTGTGATACAAACAAGAATACAGTCATCATGTTTTCAAGAACCAAATAGTTTAGAGAGTTGGATTAGACCTCCATCAAATTTACAGCATAACATGAACGATAGACAGCTTCTCTGGAGAGCTTCATTTGTTCCTCAAATTAAAAATTGCCCTTTTAAAAGAACGCCTAAAATCGCGTTCATGTTCTTGACTCGAGGACCTCTACCTTTGGCGCCATTGTGGGAGAGATTCTTTAAAGGGAATGAAGAGCTTTATTCAATCTACATTCATACCTTGCCATCATATAAATCTGATTTCGCGCCTTCTTCAGTGTTTCATCGCAGGCAAATTCCTAGTCAG GTGGCAGAGTGGGGAAAAATGAGCGTGTGTAATGCTGAAAGACGGCTTCTTGCTAATGCATTGCTTGATATTTCCAATGAATGGTTCGTCCTCCTATCTGAGTCGTGCATTCCTCTCCATAACTTCAGTGTTGTCTATCGCTACATATCAGAATCCAGGCACAGCTTTATAAGTGTATTTGATGATCATGGACCTGTTGGAAGAGGGCGTTATAATAAGAACATGTCGCCTGAGGTTATCATCACTGAATGGCGTAAAGGATCCCAGTGGTTTGAAGTTAACAGGAAACTGGCTATTGACATTGTTAAAGATCACGTATACTACCCAAAATTTGAACAGTTTTGCAAACCATCATGTTATGTTGATGAGCACTATTTCCCAACAATGTTGCACATTCAATCTCCTCATCTCCTGGCAAATAGGAGTCTCACTTTAGTAGACTGGTCTAGAGGTGGTGCTCATCCTGCTACATTTGGAAAGGCTGATATCACAGATCAGTTTCTCAAGAAAATTGTGGAAGGCGGAACGTGTGTCTATAATAACCAGACGACTTCACTTTGTTCCCTTTTTGCCCGAAAATTTTCTCCTAGTACATTGGAACCTTTATTAGAACGCTCGTCCAAGTATCTGGGCTTCTGA